Proteins encoded together in one Catellatospora citrea window:
- a CDS encoding HAD family hydrolase: protein MTKSILLANLLGPSRRLLLDFDGPVCSIFAGYPAPVIANELVRLIRETSLVVPVFLAQERDPLEVLRWVGANGSPSELQTIEEALCAAELRAVDSAEPTPSGSEVILAAAEVGLGIIIVSNNSAAAISKYLEQRQLDGFVLAIVGRAFAEPHLMKPNPAPILRAARSFGVAPEDCVLVGDSITDVEGARAAGVPVIGYANRQDKVASLAAAGADAVVESMQEIAQALLRRPV from the coding sequence ATGACCAAGTCGATCTTGCTCGCCAATCTGCTTGGGCCGAGTCGGCGACTACTGCTGGACTTTGACGGACCAGTGTGCAGCATTTTTGCTGGGTACCCGGCACCAGTCATCGCGAACGAGCTGGTAAGGCTCATCCGCGAAACTTCGCTGGTTGTCCCAGTATTCCTGGCACAAGAACGTGATCCTCTGGAAGTGCTTCGCTGGGTCGGAGCGAACGGTTCGCCATCCGAACTCCAAACAATCGAGGAAGCTCTCTGTGCTGCCGAGTTGCGAGCGGTTGATTCCGCAGAACCAACCCCCTCCGGTTCTGAGGTGATCCTTGCTGCGGCTGAGGTCGGGTTGGGAATTATCATCGTGAGCAACAACTCGGCGGCCGCGATATCTAAGTATCTCGAACAGCGACAACTGGATGGCTTCGTTCTCGCAATTGTCGGCCGGGCGTTCGCTGAGCCTCACCTCATGAAGCCCAACCCGGCACCGATCCTCCGCGCTGCACGCTCGTTCGGTGTCGCACCGGAAGACTGTGTGCTCGTCGGCGACTCAATCACTGACGTCGAAGGTGCACGTGCTGCCGGTGTACCCGTGATCGGCTATGCCAATCGACAAGACAAAGTGGCCAGCCTCGCTGCGGCCGGTGCGGATGCCGTAGTGGAAAGCATGCAGGAGATCGCTCAGGCGCTCCTCAGGCGTCCGGTCTAG
- a CDS encoding tyrosine-type recombinase/integrase, which translates to MYEQRPGLWAAVVDLGWVDGKRRRKYVYATSEAEAIRKRDELRRALQLGVNLAAPPRTLKEWLTEWLAEKTRDGSTKPTTHARYRQVIEGHLIPHLGRIKLDKLAPRDVQRMVAQLRDKMAAASVVKIHAVLRVALADALRLDLVERNAAKAAKLPTLGRTERRPLTPAEARKLLAEVSGDRLEAFFILALTTGLRRGELLGLRWIDVETDEKVLFVRQTLQRVGGKLQIVSPKTHRSARPVPLARLACEALARHREVQDREMAAVDELWRDSGLVFANTLGGPMEPRNVNRRFEQARKGAGLEWLRLHDLRHAFATFLLHDGQELRTVMDLLGHSTIRLTADTYGHVLPAKARDAADGIDRIMSEE; encoded by the coding sequence GTGTACGAGCAGCGCCCCGGCCTCTGGGCGGCTGTGGTTGACCTCGGTTGGGTCGATGGCAAGCGTCGCCGTAAGTACGTGTACGCCACCAGCGAGGCTGAGGCCATCAGGAAGCGTGACGAGCTGCGCCGCGCGCTCCAGCTCGGCGTAAACCTCGCGGCTCCGCCTCGCACGCTCAAGGAGTGGCTGACGGAGTGGCTCGCGGAGAAGACGCGAGACGGCTCAACCAAGCCGACCACACACGCGCGTTACCGGCAGGTCATCGAGGGCCACCTGATCCCGCACCTCGGCAGGATCAAACTCGACAAGCTGGCACCGCGCGACGTGCAACGCATGGTCGCGCAGCTACGCGACAAGATGGCCGCTGCGTCGGTGGTGAAGATTCACGCCGTGCTGCGCGTCGCGCTGGCTGACGCGCTCCGGCTCGACCTGGTGGAGCGCAACGCAGCCAAAGCGGCGAAGCTGCCGACCCTCGGCCGAACCGAGCGTCGCCCGCTCACGCCGGCCGAAGCGCGGAAGCTGCTCGCCGAGGTGTCCGGCGACCGCCTGGAGGCGTTCTTCATCCTGGCGCTGACGACTGGGTTGCGTCGAGGGGAGCTACTCGGCCTGCGCTGGATCGATGTGGAGACCGACGAGAAGGTGCTCTTCGTGCGACAAACGCTCCAACGGGTCGGCGGCAAGCTCCAGATCGTCTCGCCGAAGACCCACCGATCGGCGCGGCCCGTGCCCCTGGCCCGACTCGCCTGCGAAGCTCTAGCGCGTCACCGTGAGGTGCAAGACCGGGAAATGGCGGCTGTAGACGAGCTGTGGCGTGACTCCGGCCTGGTCTTCGCCAACACGCTGGGCGGACCGATGGAACCGCGAAACGTAAACAGACGGTTCGAGCAGGCGCGCAAGGGCGCAGGCCTGGAATGGCTCCGGCTGCACGATCTCCGGCACGCGTTCGCGACGTTCCTGCTCCACGACGGGCAGGAACTGCGGACCGTTATGGACCTGCTCGGCCATTCTACGATCCGGCTCACGGCCGACACCTATGGGCATGTCCTGCCGGCGAAGGCCCGCGACGCAGCGGACGGCATAGACCGAATCATGAGCGAAGAATAA
- a CDS encoding DUF3631 domain-containing protein, with translation MTRPKKDRPAVDGAALLDRLRATIAQYVILPSGESLDAVVLWIAATYALPAWACAPRLVIRAPEKRCGKSRLLDLVEAACHNPLITVNASPAAVYRAIGTDNPPTLLIDEYDTIFGPAAAGSSEDLRGLLNAGHQRNRPALRYDANTQRVEKIATFAMAAMAGIGAAPDTIEDRAVVVHMRRRAGREKVKPWRIMRDRPMVEAIGAELSAWLLGNLDVLRAAEPIMPVEDRAADTWEPLIALADLAGGDWPIRARTAAVTLTGAKEENGATSDRVRLLTDCRSIFTTADADALPTADIIAQLRAMDESPWPDITPHRLGVMLREFEVRSAGNIRFPTGQAKGYTRASFADAWDRYCAPDVPRREGEPSQPSQPSPPSSEAGRFPGWDGSNRPTKTTVPGLTSDGTVGTVGTVTPLPTGHLTPPAHAHLRIVRPDESATGTE, from the coding sequence GTGACCCGACCGAAGAAGGACCGGCCCGCCGTCGACGGCGCGGCCCTGCTCGACCGCCTGCGCGCCACTATCGCGCAGTACGTCATCCTGCCCAGTGGCGAATCCCTCGACGCCGTAGTCCTGTGGATCGCCGCGACCTACGCCCTCCCGGCGTGGGCGTGCGCGCCCCGGCTGGTCATTCGCGCACCGGAGAAGCGCTGCGGCAAGTCCCGGCTGCTCGACCTGGTCGAAGCCGCCTGCCACAACCCCCTCATCACCGTCAACGCCTCGCCCGCGGCGGTGTACCGGGCGATCGGCACCGACAACCCGCCTACCCTGCTCATCGACGAGTACGACACCATCTTCGGCCCCGCCGCCGCGGGCTCATCCGAAGACCTCCGCGGCCTGCTCAACGCAGGTCACCAGCGCAACCGGCCCGCCCTGCGCTACGACGCCAACACCCAGCGCGTGGAGAAGATCGCCACGTTCGCGATGGCAGCCATGGCCGGTATTGGCGCGGCCCCCGACACCATCGAGGACCGGGCCGTGGTCGTGCACATGCGCCGCCGCGCCGGTCGCGAGAAGGTCAAGCCGTGGCGCATCATGCGCGACCGCCCGATGGTGGAGGCCATCGGCGCAGAGCTGAGCGCCTGGCTGCTCGGCAACCTCGATGTACTGCGCGCAGCCGAGCCGATCATGCCGGTGGAGGACCGGGCAGCCGACACGTGGGAACCGCTCATCGCGCTGGCGGACCTCGCCGGAGGCGACTGGCCCATCCGGGCACGCACGGCCGCCGTCACGCTCACCGGGGCGAAGGAGGAGAACGGCGCGACCAGCGACCGCGTGCGGCTGCTGACCGACTGCCGCAGCATCTTCACCACGGCCGACGCCGACGCGCTGCCCACCGCCGACATCATCGCCCAGCTCCGCGCCATGGACGAGTCGCCCTGGCCCGACATCACCCCGCACCGGCTCGGCGTGATGCTGCGTGAGTTCGAGGTCCGCTCGGCAGGCAACATCCGCTTCCCGACCGGGCAGGCGAAGGGCTACACCCGAGCGTCCTTCGCCGACGCGTGGGACCGCTACTGCGCCCCCGATGTCCCGCGCAGGGAGGGGGAACCGTCCCAACCGTCCCAACCGTCCCCGCCCAGCTCAGAGGCGGGACGGTTCCCGGGCTGGGACGGTTCCAACCGTCCCACGAAAACAACCGTCCCGGGGCTGACCAGCGATGGGACGGTTGGGACGGTTGGGACGGTTACCCCCCTTCCTACGGGACATCTGACCCCACCCGCACATGCCCACCTGCGAATCGTCCGACCGGACGAGAGTGCCACCGGCACCGAGTAG
- a CDS encoding HEPN/Toprim-associated domain-containing protein — protein sequence MGEYWFLTAGRVTLSLGKNYLPDELMTLFRESDRYHHQDLLDEYASRESHEYSTKFENMTGYAVSVTTLRSRLSLTGFDPDLVRSEALKFLEYETAESDVPEGDEDEDNQGLLRSKWLVHESLPMPKLLDKVISWAKSTDGWLNHQMHPYGSAESFYGSAWESIIECYDDPRFALSLMLRGIRRDAVVKLNLTKLIMGGWMEPDELPSQTAERRLRRQTSSSGRIIVITEGSSDSQLIRKAFELVRPDIVDYFAFLDFSATDAPGGTDRVVSLTRGLAAAGVMNRVISVLDNDCAGRDAERQLLKSSLPETFRVMRLPEVEFARSYPTLGPSGSRDEDVNGRACSIEFMFGSEIMRMATGYLPPVRWKSFMPAVGDYQGELVEKRAVQQAIVDGLKDKTLRPEVIDCATALVDKIMRALPVTLGPASTSMSPLIPARVRANSHTESDDLW from the coding sequence GTGGGAGAATACTGGTTCTTGACCGCTGGCAGAGTGACTTTATCGCTGGGTAAGAACTATCTGCCCGACGAACTGATGACGCTGTTTCGTGAGTCGGATAGGTACCATCACCAAGACCTCCTAGATGAGTACGCTAGCCGTGAGAGCCACGAATATTCCACCAAGTTCGAGAATATGACTGGTTATGCCGTTTCGGTCACTACGCTTCGCTCCAGGCTAAGTCTGACTGGCTTCGATCCCGATTTGGTGAGGTCCGAGGCGCTTAAGTTCTTGGAATACGAGACTGCCGAGAGCGATGTTCCTGAGGGGGATGAAGACGAGGACAATCAAGGCCTCCTCAGAAGTAAGTGGCTGGTACATGAATCGCTTCCAATGCCGAAGCTACTTGACAAGGTTATCTCCTGGGCTAAATCAACTGACGGTTGGCTCAACCATCAGATGCATCCGTACGGCAGTGCTGAAAGTTTCTATGGAAGTGCCTGGGAAAGCATCATCGAGTGCTATGACGATCCAAGGTTCGCATTGTCGCTCATGTTGAGGGGTATTCGACGCGACGCGGTCGTGAAGCTGAACCTGACAAAGCTCATCATGGGTGGCTGGATGGAGCCGGATGAGCTGCCGTCTCAAACGGCGGAGCGCCGACTTCGACGACAAACATCGTCGAGTGGTCGAATTATCGTGATTACTGAAGGTAGTTCAGACTCACAGCTAATTCGGAAGGCATTCGAGCTGGTCAGGCCCGACATAGTGGACTACTTTGCGTTCTTGGACTTCAGCGCAACAGATGCGCCAGGAGGAACCGATCGGGTTGTCAGCTTAACGAGGGGCCTGGCTGCGGCCGGAGTCATGAACCGGGTAATTTCGGTTCTGGATAATGATTGCGCTGGGCGCGATGCAGAACGGCAGCTTCTTAAGTCATCACTACCTGAAACCTTTCGAGTCATGCGCTTGCCCGAAGTGGAATTTGCGCGCTCGTATCCAACGCTCGGTCCCTCTGGAAGTCGCGATGAAGATGTGAATGGTCGTGCTTGCTCGATCGAATTCATGTTCGGCAGCGAGATCATGCGTATGGCAACTGGATACCTTCCCCCCGTGAGGTGGAAGTCTTTCATGCCAGCTGTAGGTGATTATCAAGGGGAGCTTGTCGAAAAGCGAGCCGTGCAGCAGGCCATCGTGGACGGGCTAAAGGACAAGACGCTAAGGCCAGAAGTCATTGACTGCGCGACTGCGCTGGTCGACAAGATTATGCGTGCACTCCCCGTGACCCTTGGTCCTGCATCCACCTCTATGTCACCCCTTATACCGGCTAGGGTGAGGGCTAATTCTCATACTGAATCCGACGATCTTTGGTGA
- a CDS encoding DUF6284 family protein → MDLDDVYETGPTDAELAAIELEWPLIAAELELTSAEITVLTANNPTELDWRRLRRAERQRLRALADLLDLTAAGLHAPAVDGRCGHVATRAA, encoded by the coding sequence ATGGACCTGGACGACGTTTACGAGACCGGCCCGACCGATGCGGAACTTGCCGCGATCGAGCTGGAGTGGCCGCTGATCGCGGCCGAACTGGAGCTGACCAGCGCCGAGATCACGGTGCTGACCGCCAACAACCCAACCGAGCTGGACTGGCGCAGGCTGCGCCGCGCCGAGCGCCAGCGGCTGCGCGCCCTGGCCGACCTGCTCGACCTAACCGCCGCCGGGCTGCACGCCCCGGCCGTCGACGGGAGGTGCGGCCATGTCGCTACACGGGCAGCTTGA
- a CDS encoding DUF2637 domain-containing protein: MSSKAKTFASRLGATTVAGVAGFASYQHIHDVALKAGETATVAIIYPLAIDGLIIVGSMAMLADKSEGRLPRFSARVAIAVGVIATLAANVASAHPTLMSRLVAAMPAVAFMIAVEVLSRTGKPKPAEQPTPAPAPVLAAPVLTVPRPAPVTAEQAPAPAAARRVRPVSAPPAPVTSTAEQVTRLAARHPELTAKQIGDRLGISDRTARRYMPKPTEDQRTADRPGTPADLPVPALV; this comes from the coding sequence ATGAGCAGCAAGGCTAAAACCTTCGCGTCCCGGCTGGGCGCGACCACCGTTGCCGGCGTCGCCGGGTTCGCTTCCTACCAGCACATCCACGACGTGGCGCTGAAGGCCGGTGAGACCGCGACGGTCGCGATCATCTACCCCCTGGCGATCGACGGTCTGATCATCGTCGGGTCGATGGCGATGCTGGCCGACAAGTCCGAGGGCCGGTTGCCCCGGTTCTCGGCGCGGGTCGCCATCGCAGTCGGCGTGATCGCGACGCTCGCGGCCAACGTCGCCTCGGCGCACCCGACGCTGATGTCCCGGCTGGTCGCCGCGATGCCCGCTGTGGCGTTCATGATCGCAGTGGAGGTGCTGTCGCGCACCGGCAAGCCCAAGCCCGCCGAGCAGCCCACCCCGGCCCCCGCGCCGGTCCTGGCAGCCCCGGTGCTGACCGTCCCCAGGCCCGCCCCGGTGACCGCCGAGCAGGCCCCGGCCCCGGCCGCCGCGCGCCGGGTTCGGCCGGTGTCCGCGCCGCCCGCGCCGGTCACCTCGACGGCCGAGCAGGTCACGCGGCTGGCCGCGCGGCACCCGGAACTGACGGCCAAGCAGATCGGCGACCGGCTCGGGATCTCCGACCGGACCGCGCGGCGCTACATGCCCAAGCCGACCGAGGACCAGCGGACGGCTGACCGGCCCGGCACCCCCGCCGACCTGCCCGTTCCGGCGCTGGTCTGA
- a CDS encoding GntR family transcriptional regulator produces MATNLDFLGELDPDDPTQSSQQIANKLRAAILTRRLTPGDKLPSQPELSARYGVARETVKRAMEILRSERLIVSRQGSGAYVRAQTQKARELGPHVEEAFGRPNVTVDFAGFSGETLRNAIAGALDKIRDGSTAPETIAIRLLIPDMSAPMALPARAETKTDDPAVRERADRITRRAVDAIVEQVTEIGALGLVRSATVEVRMHKAAPLFKLYVLNSDEVFFGYYPVVERPVSINGEPISIFDLLGKDVPLFHYAITDEDASHATQFVESSKAWFESMWSTIAYEYTA; encoded by the coding sequence GTGGCTACGAACCTTGACTTTCTCGGCGAGCTAGACCCGGACGACCCCACGCAGTCGTCTCAGCAGATCGCGAACAAACTGCGGGCAGCGATACTTACGCGACGGCTTACTCCAGGCGACAAGCTGCCGTCTCAGCCGGAGCTGTCAGCGCGCTACGGAGTTGCACGCGAGACCGTAAAGCGGGCGATGGAGATCCTGCGCAGCGAACGCCTGATCGTGAGCAGGCAAGGCAGCGGTGCCTACGTTCGCGCTCAAACGCAGAAGGCCAGGGAACTGGGGCCGCACGTCGAGGAAGCGTTCGGCCGGCCAAATGTGACCGTGGACTTTGCTGGTTTCTCAGGCGAGACGCTACGCAACGCAATCGCCGGGGCGCTGGACAAGATCCGCGATGGCAGCACTGCGCCGGAGACGATCGCGATCCGGCTACTGATCCCCGATATGAGCGCGCCGATGGCGCTGCCAGCTCGCGCTGAGACGAAGACCGACGATCCGGCGGTACGTGAGCGCGCAGACCGCATCACGCGACGCGCAGTGGACGCGATCGTGGAGCAGGTCACCGAAATCGGCGCTCTTGGGCTCGTGCGGTCGGCAACCGTAGAGGTCCGGATGCACAAGGCCGCGCCACTCTTCAAGCTGTATGTGCTCAACTCAGACGAGGTGTTCTTCGGCTACTACCCTGTGGTCGAGCGTCCTGTCTCGATCAATGGTGAGCCGATTTCAATCTTCGATCTCCTGGGCAAGGACGTTCCTCTGTTTCATTACGCGATCACCGACGAGGACGCATCGCACGCAACGCAGTTCGTGGAGTCCTCCAAGGCATGGTTTGAGTCAATGTGGAGCACAATCGCGTACGAGTACACCGCATGA
- a CDS encoding DLW-39 family protein, whose translation MWKKLLIVAGVGVAVALVAKKLRAANDERALWHEATTAPDLR comes from the coding sequence ATGTGGAAGAAGTTGCTGATCGTCGCCGGAGTCGGCGTGGCGGTCGCACTGGTCGCCAAGAAGCTGCGGGCGGCCAACGACGAGCGGGCGCTGTGGCACGAGGCCACCACCGCACCGGATCTCCGCTGA
- a CDS encoding TRADD-N-associated membrane domain-containing protein, whose amino-acid sequence MPTQLSDWLGVLAALAGGFSALLVTLFTQRAYSRSAQAAADDLRTRLSKQGHQPERIVEIAAVVRDLMDGADTRTAERLAALEGELERLRQAAEKDNRRYLLLQEYAVQGLSQSKISFRVSLAAASLGFVVILVGVGMAATGSSLEVTVVPLVAGAVVEAVAALFFVQDKRAQATMSAFFDKLRDDRRTDDAVDLMREVEDPSLKARLQAMLSLHFAGLPADVSQLDPLPPATSAMNNRQRTTVEPQNSKIGV is encoded by the coding sequence ATGCCGACGCAGTTGTCAGACTGGCTTGGGGTTTTGGCCGCGCTTGCCGGAGGCTTCTCCGCTCTTCTTGTGACGCTATTCACGCAGCGGGCCTATAGTCGCTCGGCTCAAGCGGCGGCGGATGATCTTCGAACACGGCTCTCGAAACAGGGTCACCAGCCCGAGCGCATTGTCGAAATCGCAGCTGTCGTTCGTGATCTCATGGATGGCGCTGACACTAGGACAGCGGAGCGTCTTGCGGCGCTGGAAGGTGAACTAGAACGCTTGCGTCAAGCTGCCGAGAAAGACAACCGGCGCTACCTGCTCCTCCAGGAGTACGCAGTTCAGGGCCTCTCGCAGTCGAAGATAAGCTTCCGGGTTAGCCTTGCCGCAGCGTCGCTTGGATTCGTGGTGATCCTGGTTGGGGTCGGGATGGCGGCTACCGGCAGCTCACTCGAAGTGACTGTAGTTCCGCTGGTTGCTGGTGCGGTTGTGGAAGCGGTAGCGGCTCTCTTCTTTGTGCAGGACAAGCGTGCGCAGGCCACGATGAGCGCCTTCTTCGACAAGCTCCGCGACGACCGGCGTACCGACGACGCAGTCGACTTGATGCGCGAGGTGGAAGACCCTTCGTTGAAGGCGAGGCTCCAGGCGATGCTGAGTTTGCATTTCGCGGGCCTTCCCGCAGATGTCTCCCAGCTGGATCCTCTGCCACCTGCCACCTCTGCCATGAACAACCGCCAGCGCACCACCGTTGAGCCGCAGAACTCAAAGATCGGCGTATGA
- a CDS encoding cell division protein FtsK: protein MALTPVVFNDDDEPTQRTVPGQAAPVDAESYTVYRPDQGAPVDEPESAAASMTWSDVTSRTRRVPLVPAWMLSADTRRATVRALANDVGYYAAFHALRGPKYGLKMAFYAPRGAWRIARRALVWAQAEEGNWKLRQHAADHNDAYTWQSLNRTRAKESKPRWMLLGAAGTAACMGGVVLELSGAVPPIGWYAAAAGAVAIAAQAGKPADRPITDRVSNTPKFTKLTAEQVRAALVSLRLAGLTDPAQVDFPSPIHRDGPGWLARVNLPLGMEAVKAIEKRAALSSALRLPVDQVWPSAGPEHAGQLDLWVGYQPASKMGKPRWSLLADNAVTSVFTEAEFASDERQRPVKTTGFARSFLVGGQPGSGKSYAGRSLALAWSLDPTVEFKIAEFKGTGDFLDFEPLCSTYVVGVDDEALRQGGAILAWALAEAERRGKRILAAKKAGLAPEGKVTPELARKPGSGLHPIVIIFDEVHELFGADKDAADAAERLIKRARALGIIVVLLTQIPDKTSLPPNITRCVTNRWCLSVQGQVENDMILGTGAYKRGITGTVYRPVDDSGWGVMTGGRSPVSILSQYPTPQQAASIIARAIALRGGKQPVGTDLPQARDLLADLVAVSGEHGQHWSVAAPALTERWPAAYPSITAEALSDMARALGVPSQGVKISGKVLKGYRRADVAEILAQRAHP from the coding sequence ATGGCACTGACCCCTGTTGTCTTCAACGACGACGACGAGCCCACCCAGCGCACGGTGCCCGGCCAGGCCGCGCCCGTCGATGCCGAGTCCTACACCGTCTACCGGCCCGACCAGGGCGCGCCCGTCGACGAGCCGGAAAGCGCCGCCGCGTCGATGACGTGGTCGGACGTGACCAGCCGTACCCGGCGCGTGCCGCTGGTGCCCGCCTGGATGCTGTCGGCCGACACCCGGCGCGCCACGGTCCGCGCCCTGGCCAACGATGTCGGCTACTACGCGGCGTTTCACGCGCTGCGCGGCCCGAAGTACGGGCTGAAGATGGCCTTCTATGCCCCGCGCGGGGCATGGCGGATCGCCCGGCGGGCGCTGGTCTGGGCGCAGGCGGAGGAGGGCAACTGGAAGCTTCGCCAGCACGCCGCCGACCACAACGACGCCTACACCTGGCAGTCGCTCAACCGCACCCGCGCCAAGGAGTCCAAGCCCCGATGGATGCTGCTCGGCGCGGCCGGCACGGCCGCGTGTATGGGTGGTGTGGTGCTGGAGCTGTCCGGGGCGGTCCCGCCGATCGGCTGGTACGCCGCGGCCGCGGGCGCGGTCGCCATTGCGGCGCAGGCGGGCAAGCCCGCCGACCGGCCGATCACCGACCGGGTGTCGAACACCCCGAAGTTCACCAAGCTCACCGCCGAGCAGGTCCGGGCGGCGCTGGTATCGCTGCGGCTGGCCGGGTTGACCGACCCCGCCCAGGTCGACTTCCCCTCGCCGATCCACCGCGACGGTCCGGGCTGGCTGGCCAGGGTGAACCTGCCGCTGGGCATGGAGGCGGTCAAGGCCATCGAGAAGCGCGCCGCGCTGTCCTCGGCGCTGCGGCTGCCCGTCGACCAGGTCTGGCCGTCCGCCGGTCCGGAGCACGCGGGACAGCTCGACCTGTGGGTCGGCTACCAGCCCGCGTCGAAGATGGGCAAGCCCCGCTGGTCGCTGCTGGCCGACAACGCCGTCACCAGCGTGTTCACTGAAGCGGAGTTCGCCAGCGACGAGCGCCAGCGGCCGGTCAAGACCACCGGTTTCGCCCGCTCGTTCCTGGTCGGCGGCCAGCCCGGATCGGGTAAGAGCTACGCCGGGCGGTCCCTCGCCCTGGCCTGGTCCCTGGATCCCACGGTGGAGTTCAAGATTGCCGAGTTCAAAGGGACCGGCGATTTCCTGGACTTCGAGCCGCTGTGCTCCACGTACGTCGTCGGTGTCGACGACGAAGCGCTGCGCCAGGGCGGGGCGATCCTGGCGTGGGCGCTGGCTGAGGCGGAGCGGCGCGGTAAGCGCATCCTGGCCGCGAAGAAGGCCGGACTCGCTCCGGAGGGCAAGGTCACGCCGGAACTGGCGCGCAAGCCCGGGTCCGGGCTGCACCCGATCGTCATCATCTTCGACGAGGTCCACGAGCTGTTCGGTGCCGACAAGGACGCCGCCGACGCGGCAGAGCGGCTGATCAAGCGGGCGCGCGCTTTGGGCATCATCGTGGTCCTGCTCACCCAGATCCCGGACAAGACCAGCTTGCCGCCCAACATCACCCGGTGCGTGACCAACCGGTGGTGCCTGTCGGTGCAGGGCCAAGTCGAAAACGACATGATCCTCGGCACCGGGGCGTACAAGCGCGGGATCACCGGCACCGTGTACCGGCCGGTCGACGACTCGGGCTGGGGAGTCATGACCGGCGGCCGGTCGCCCGTTTCGATCCTGTCCCAGTACCCCACCCCGCAGCAGGCCGCATCGATCATCGCCCGCGCCATCGCCCTGCGCGGCGGCAAGCAGCCGGTCGGCACAGACCTGCCGCAAGCCCGCGACCTGCTCGCTGACCTAGTCGCCGTGTCCGGCGAGCACGGCCAGCACTGGTCGGTAGCCGCCCCAGCGCTGACCGAGCGTTGGCCTGCAGCGTACCCGTCGATCACGGCTGAGGCGCTGTCGGACATGGCACGCGCCCTCGGTGTCCCGTCACAGGGAGTGAAGATCTCCGGGAAGGTGCTCAAGGGCTACCGGCGCGCCGATGTCGCCGAGATCCTCGCCCAGCGGGCGCACCCGTAG
- a CDS encoding helix-turn-helix domain-containing protein, whose product MTTPTVPVKPTSPRGVAALEKRSVRPAEAAELLGICRDTVYVLMRAGRLRSVKAGRARLIPVTAIEDFLTNEEVMA is encoded by the coding sequence ATGACCACCCCCACGGTTCCCGTCAAGCCGACCAGCCCGAGAGGCGTTGCCGCCTTGGAAAAGCGCAGCGTACGACCCGCAGAGGCCGCCGAACTGCTCGGCATCTGCCGCGACACGGTGTACGTCCTGATGCGCGCCGGACGACTCCGCTCCGTCAAAGCGGGCCGCGCCCGCCTGATCCCCGTCACCGCAATCGAAGACTTCCTTACCAACGAAGAGGTAATGGCATGA
- a CDS encoding bifunctional DNA primase/polymerase: MAAALRYAANGWPVFLLGRSKRPVALCATCETARRDKTPHDPQACACLTCHGFYAATTDPNRLTAMVAAVPRGLLAIRTGSPSGLVAVDVDTGHGGMASLRDLIAQGVTPPTRYVRTGSGGLHLYYRHPGRPVPCDQSTRLGPGIDVRADGGYVVAPPSRHPVTGIPYLWADEGAPVMDMAPALVAACVAEIRRPAPVRPAGQPMTPRSGGAISHPDLLMSALVARIRSAPDGRRRVTLYGCARGAALIVAAGHLTSTDAYDALVSACDAAGWPWAKSTPNAIRDGFAAEGVTL, from the coding sequence TTGGCGGCTGCGCTCCGCTACGCCGCCAACGGCTGGCCCGTGTTCCTGCTCGGCCGGTCCAAGCGGCCCGTCGCGCTGTGTGCCACCTGCGAGACGGCCCGGCGCGACAAGACCCCACACGACCCGCAGGCCTGCGCCTGCCTGACGTGCCACGGGTTCTACGCCGCCACCACCGACCCCAACCGCCTCACCGCGATGGTGGCCGCCGTACCGCGCGGGCTTCTGGCTATCCGCACCGGCTCGCCCTCCGGGCTGGTCGCTGTCGACGTCGACACCGGCCACGGCGGCATGGCGTCGCTACGCGACCTGATCGCGCAAGGGGTGACTCCGCCGACCAGGTACGTGCGCACCGGATCGGGCGGACTGCACCTGTACTACCGCCACCCTGGCCGCCCGGTGCCGTGCGACCAGAGCACACGGCTCGGCCCCGGCATCGACGTCCGCGCTGACGGCGGCTACGTCGTCGCACCACCCTCACGGCACCCGGTCACCGGAATCCCCTACCTCTGGGCCGACGAGGGCGCGCCGGTGATGGATATGGCCCCCGCGCTGGTGGCCGCCTGCGTCGCCGAGATCCGGCGACCCGCGCCCGTACGTCCTGCCGGCCAACCGATGACCCCGCGCAGCGGGGGGGCCATATCCCATCCCGACCTGCTCATGTCCGCGCTGGTCGCCCGCATCCGCTCGGCCCCGGACGGACGCCGACGCGTGACGCTGTACGGCTGCGCCCGCGGCGCCGCACTCATCGTCGCCGCAGGCCACCTCACCAGCACCGACGCCTATGACGCTCTCGTGTCTGCCTGCGACGCCGCAGGCTGGCCGTGGGCCAAGTCCACCCCCAACGCCATCCGAGACGGATTCGCCGCAGAAGGAGTGACACTGTGA